The sequence below is a genomic window from Methanosarcinales archaeon.
CATGGCTGTCAAAATATATAATTTGTATGATTTATTGAACCGCAGATAAACGCGGATGAACGCAGATATTCAGGTCAAAATTAGATTACATCATTATTTCTGCTGTGTAATCTAAATTGAAATCCATGATAACCTTTATCTGCGTTAATCAGCGGTTAATATTGAAATGATTCCAGCCGCCCCTCCTCCTGCACTAATACCTGCGCCCGCTCCATATGATCATGGTGCTTGGCTGGCTGAAGATGGGCGGCGACAGTGTGGGAAACAGGAAGAATTGGCATATTTTCATCAACGGGAGGACAGGGAAGAGGCTGACCTTGCAGCATTTCGAGAAGATGATAGACAAGTGTGCCAGGCTGCTGAATATCCAGAGACGTCAGTCCATCAAACCGAGCGGCAGGGAGTATCATCTGATTACGTTAATGGGACTGAGGGAGGCAGGAGAGAGGCACCATGATCCACAGTGGCGGATGATGTGTCTGCGAAGGCTGCGGGTCACAGCAAGGAGATGAAGGCGCGGTATTTTAAGAAGGTAGTATATTAAACCTTTAACAGGAAGAAGATTAAGGTACTAAAAATGATAAAGAACCCAACAATTGAACCAACCCATATATGCCCACTTTGCAGATGGGATATGGATGAAGGTGGTTTCTATATCTGGGATTTCAGCAGAATAAAACCTTTTTGCTCAAAATGTGGAACAAATTTTTGTGGCGGAGATGTTGTCTTCAATTACGATATCGAAAAATATCAATATATTGGCAATGATCCTTTATTCCTGGCAGCCAATATTTTCTGGTCGAAGAGATTTTCATCTGAACAGGAATTTTTTGATCAAATGGCGTCTTATGATATTAGCGAAAAGACTGCAAGTCATGCTTTGAAGGAATTAATCCGCAAGAGGATTGTTGAAAAAAGAGGAGAGGTATTCTATCTACCAGAGGAATTGAGGAATTATGAATGAACGCCAGAAACAGATACAGCTTGCTGTTAAAAAATTTACCTCACTGGTTGGAGATGTTGATGGAGTAATTGAAGTTGCTCTATTTGGCTCAGCGGCTTCAGATAAATCCAATCCTCAGGATTTTGATCTAATGGTTTTTATAGAGGATATTGCATGCATTCCTCAAATATCCAAAAGCGTACGGAAGACGACAAATATATTCCATGCTCATGATGTGTTTATTTTCGATGAGAGGAAAAAATATCTTGGAAGGATATGTCAACGAAGCGTTTGTCCCACAACTTCCGTGGAGTGCTATATCAAAGATTGTGGAAATATCAAATACTTAAAACAGCTTGACCGATTTGTGTTTGATGAGATCAAAGCTTTTAAAAAAAGACCTATTATCGTCTGGCAGAGCCCTGTACATAAAGAAAGTATAAGCCAGCAATGGTTCAATGCATTGGCATCAAAATCGCCACCTTTATAATTCAAAACTCCATGTTAGAGACAATGAAATTGAAAGCTGGCAGGAACGAGCCATGCCCCTGTGGCAGTGGAAAGAAATATAAGAAATGCTGCATGCAAATACAGGAAATTAAAACGAAAGCAGAGCACAGTCTGAGGGAAAAGATACTTGAGTTTTCCAGAGAACCGCTCTTTAATGCTGATTTCGAAGAAGCCAAGAAGATATTTTTGGAAGGTAGAGAGCCTGATGAAGGTGATATGATCATGTTGACCGAGTGGTTCATTCATGATTACAGGCTGAAAGATTCTGGGAAAAGGATCATTGATTTGTTCTATCTTGAAAAAAATACATACATTGCCCCTCTTGAAAAAGAAATACTCGAAGGATGGCAGGATACTGCTCTAAGGGTTTATGAAGTAACAGGGATCGAAAGAGGCATAGGCATTTATATCAGAGATTTCTTTGAAAATAATGAAATATTTGTGAATGATATACGTTCTTCCAGAGGAATGATTAAATGGGACATTGGTGCCATGAGAATAATTAAAACGCTTGGCAAATTTTACCTCTCTGGAGCAGCATGTCTCTTGCCAGCAACTGGCAAGAATGAGATGATCCGGTTTGGCAGGGAAAGTTTCCTTAGATTCAAGATGGAAAAGCCAGAGGCTACATGGCAGCAATTTTTCAAAGAGTACGGCCATACTTTCATTAAATTCGCCCACATAAAAGCGGCACAGCCTCCAAAGATTATAACCCCGGAAGGAGATCCTGTTCTTTTTGCAAAAGCGATCTATAAAGTCAGGGATTATAATAAGGCGGTGAGTGCACTTTATGACATACCTTCCCTTAGAATTCTTGAGTCTGACCAGGATGAAATTCATTTTGGGCTGGTCGCGGAAATAAGAGATCATAATATCAGCGCAGGAGGGGTCATGTTTGAAACTTCTCTTGTTTCTGAGATAGGTGATCCACAGTACAGGTCAATGGGAGATCTGACAATTAATAATAATCAGCTTATATTGGATTGTATTTCCGAAAAAAGGCTTGAACTTGGGAAGGATATGCTTAAAACTCTGGAAGATTTCATTGAATTTCAATCAGAGTCAAACAAACCCCTGGATCCAGGCAGCAGAAAAAATAAGATCGCAAAGAATAAAACCCAACAAAATGAATTAGATGAGCCTGTTCGTGAAGCGCTGAGGAAGAAATTACTGGAAGACCATTACCGAAAATGGGTGGATATGCCCATCTCATCTTTAGGGGGAATGACACCCAGAGAAGCCTCAAAAACACAGGAAGGGAAAGCGAAGCTTAAAGAAGTCCTTAAAATCCTGGAAAACTCTGAAG
It includes:
- a CDS encoding SEC-C domain-containing protein, whose translation is MKLKAGRNEPCPCGSGKKYKKCCMQIQEIKTKAEHSLREKILEFSREPLFNADFEEAKKIFLEGREPDEGDMIMLTEWFIHDYRLKDSGKRIIDLFYLEKNTYIAPLEKEILEGWQDTALRVYEVTGIERGIGIYIRDFFENNEIFVNDIRSSRGMIKWDIGAMRIIKTLGKFYLSGAACLLPATGKNEMIRFGRESFLRFKMEKPEATWQQFFKEYGHTFIKFAHIKAAQPPKIITPEGDPVLFAKAIYKVRDYNKAVSALYDIPSLRILESDQDEIHFGLVAEIRDHNISAGGVMFETSLVSEIGDPQYRSMGDLTINNNQLILDCISEKRLELGKDMLKTLEDFIEFQSESNKPLDPGSRKNKIAKNKTQQNELDEPVREALRKKLLEDHYRKWVDMPISSLGGMTPREASKTQEGKAKLKEVLKILENSEERRKRSGEPSYDVGKLHKVLGI